ATACAGCTTCAGTGTTCCGATCGAGCATGTTCCTTCGGGCCCTGTCTACTTTCCGGCGCAGCGTGTCGCGTGCACACCGCTCGGGGACCGGCTTCGGGTGGCCGGGATGATGGAGTTCCGCTCACCGGAGGCGCCGCTCGATCGACGGCGGATCGAGGCGATCGTGGAGGCCGCCCGTCCATTGCTGCGTGGGGCGGACCTGGACGACCGACGAGACGAATGGGTGGGGTCCCGACCGTGTACACCGGACGGCCTGCCGCTTATCGGCGTCACTCGTTCTCCGCGGGTGTACGTCGCCGGTGGCCACGGGATGTGGGGGATCACGCTCGGCCCGGCCACAGGGCGCCTGCTCGCCGACGGCATCGTGACCGGGCGGGTGGCCCCCGAACTGGCTGCGTTCGATCCACTGCGCCGGAGATCATGGCGGTAGCGGAGGCCGATGCCTGTTGTCACGGGTTGCATGGACCAATTCGCGGTGCCAGGTCCTGCGGCCCGTCCCGGTATCGCACGGTCACGCGTCGACCGCGGCCGACACCTTCATCAGGACGGTCTCCAGTGTCGCGAGCGCCTCGGCGGCCTCCTCGGTGGTGACCGTCATCGGCGGCGTCACGCGAAGGACGTTGCCGTGCAATCCGCCCCGCCCGATGAGGAGGCCCGCGGCCCGTGCCTCGGCCAGGACGGCCGTGGTTGCCGGCACCGCGGGCGTCTTGGTGCCGGGCAGCACGAGCTCGACCCCGATCATCAACCCGACGCCGCGGACCTCACCGACCAGTGGGCACCGCGCGCCGATAGCCCGCAGACCGTCGGAGAGCAGCGCGCCGACGCGGTCCGCGTTGGACTGCAGGTCGTGGTCTTCGATGTAGTCCAGTACCGCGTTCCCGGCAGCCATCGCCATCGGATTGCCGCCGGCCGTGGAGATCGAGTTCGCGGTCAGCGAGTTCATCAGTGACTCCTCGGCAACGACTCCGCCGATGCTCATGCCGTTCGCCAACCCCTTCGCGAACGTGATCGCCTGAGGGCGGACGCCGTAGTGCTCGATTCCGAACCAGGACCTGCCGGTCCGTCCCCAACCCGACTGCACCTCGTCGGAGACGAACGGAATCTCGTACTCTCGCAACACCTCTTGCATCGCCAGGAAGAACCCGTCCGGGGGAGTCGCGAAACCGCCTGCCCCCTGCACCGGTTCGGCAATGAAACAGGCCACGTTCCCCGAGGTGGACGTCTCGATCATCGTGCGGAGTTCGTCGGCGCACGCGGCGGTGTAGGCGTCGTCGTCCAGATGCCCGAACGGGCTCCGATACTTGTACCCGCTGTGCGCGTACGTCACCTGCAACGGACTGAGCGACGTGGCCGACCATCCTCGGATCCCGGTCGCCGCGACGGTGCCGAACGACCGACCGTGGTAGCTACCCCGCAGCGCGATCACCTGGTTCGAGGACTGCGCACAACTGGTGAGGAGGAAGGCCGTCTCGACGGCTTCCGATCCCGAGTTGACGAAGAAGACGCGCGGATCGTCGATCGGCGCGCGTGCCGCGATCTTCTCCGCGAGCTCCACCTGGGCGCGGATCAGATAGAGCGTCGAGGAGTGCATGATGCGTCCCGCCTGGGCGCGGATCGCCTCGGTGATCTCGGGGATGTCGTGGCCGACCATGGTCGCGAGCAGACCGCCGAAGAAGTCGAGATAGGTGCGTCCGTCCCCTCCGACGACGTGACGTCCCTTCCCCGAGACGATTTCGAGGGGATCCTCGTAGTACAGGGACATCCACTCGGGCATGACGGAACGGTGCCGGTCGTACAGCGTGGCCTCGGTCATTCTGAAGCTCCTGCCAAGGGTTGTGGGGAACCGCGGATCGGTGCCCCGCGGCGCGGTTGCC
This genomic stretch from Prescottella soli harbors:
- a CDS encoding aspartate aminotransferase family protein — its product is MTEATLYDRHRSVMPEWMSLYYEDPLEIVSGKGRHVVGGDGRTYLDFFGGLLATMVGHDIPEITEAIRAQAGRIMHSSTLYLIRAQVELAEKIAARAPIDDPRVFFVNSGSEAVETAFLLTSCAQSSNQVIALRGSYHGRSFGTVAATGIRGWSATSLSPLQVTYAHSGYKYRSPFGHLDDDAYTAACADELRTMIETSTSGNVACFIAEPVQGAGGFATPPDGFFLAMQEVLREYEIPFVSDEVQSGWGRTGRSWFGIEHYGVRPQAITFAKGLANGMSIGGVVAEESLMNSLTANSISTAGGNPMAMAAGNAVLDYIEDHDLQSNADRVGALLSDGLRAIGARCPLVGEVRGVGLMIGVELVLPGTKTPAVPATTAVLAEARAAGLLIGRGGLHGNVLRVTPPMTVTTEEAAEALATLETVLMKVSAAVDA